The following proteins are co-located in the Argopecten irradians isolate NY chromosome 9, Ai_NY, whole genome shotgun sequence genome:
- the LOC138332178 gene encoding uncharacterized protein: MMGIQPIPAHSGARHSIDTSILKSKTGYAILKGGKFYDQTLIKRLDRLCKDVRVELRALDNQRKALLNRMDRSMKRSENLVQTYNLPPLKPSGTKQSKQTPEIRRENVDVNKRVNRHKDSRGRHMKDDTGLRITGSHFPFSGHTNDVEHDDEDFRGTICSPVPSRTYDDTMTCEPMGELVDQTQQLNLNSSFPHITVEKCEEVFPPLQKRQHSPPEYALQRSDSRTGSSNSLEVPSPILQRRSLDGKMVSVVTPGNMFCSFSRSEGSIPEALKSDRCTDDPRFRALEAVLKPDTTNKARTRTPTKIDIEFQSTSRSPSPRRKQPGRLLRREDEREYVISMTSRSPP, encoded by the coding sequence ATGATGGGTATTCAACCTATACCGGCTCATTCGGGCGCGAGGCATTCGATTGATACAAGCATTCTCAAGAGTAAGACGGGTTATGCTATATTAAAGGGAGGGAAGTTCTACGATCAGACACTCATTAAGCGACTCGATAGGCTGTGTAAGGATGTGCGCGTGGAGCTAAGAGCGTTAGATAACCAGCGTAAGGCGCTGCTCAACAGAATGGACAGGTCTATGAAGAGAAGCGAAAACTTGGTACAGACATACAATCTCCCTCCTTTAAAACCGTCAGGtacaaaacaaagtaaacaaacacCGGAGATCAGGAGAGAGAATGTTGATGTGAATAAACGTGTGAACAGACATAAGGATTCCCGGGGAAGACACATGAAGGACGATACAGGTCTCCGAATCACCGGATCACACTTTCCCTTTAGTGGACATACTAATGACGTGGAGCATGACGATGAGGACTTTAGGGGAACTATATGTTCTCCAGTGCCATCTCGTACATATGACGACACTATGACGTGTGAGCCAATGGGAGAACTTGTAGATCAAACTCAGCAATTAAATCTGAATTCTTCGTTTCCACATATAACAGTCGAAAAGTGTGAGGAAGTGTTTCCGCCGTTACAGAAAAGACAACATTCACCGCCAGAGTATGCCCTCCAAAGGTCAGACTCGCGGACCGGAAGTTCAAACAGTCTCGAAGTGCCGTCTCCTATTTTACAAAGACGGTCTTTAGATGGTAAGATGGTGAGTGTTGTTACCCCTGGTAACATGTTTTGCTCGTTCAGTAGGTCAGAGGGCAGTATACCGGAAGCGCTAAAAAGTGATCGCTGCACTGATGACCCTCGCTTCCGGGCATTGGAAGCCGTACTTAAACCCGACACAACTAACAAAGCACGGACAAGGACACCAACCAAAATAGACATTGAGTTTCAATCTACATCAAGGTCACCTTCACCGAGGCGGAAACAGCCTGGACGACTGCTTCGACGGGAAGACGAACGTGAGTATGTGATATCCATGACCTCAAGGTCACCGCCATGA